The Colias croceus chromosome 11, ilColCroc2.1 genome has a segment encoding these proteins:
- the LOC123695715 gene encoding oxidoreductase-like domain-containing protein 1 — protein MLKYRLLNLKRVTDNCGLINPVAQNLNSFRLCTNTADTDDEKEKEIERIKSNASLDEPPSACCQSGCANCVFIVWAEALTQKMENAGPEIAEKILKMVDDPSMRAYLELELRMRGLKK, from the exons ATGCTT aaatatagattattaaacttaaaaagaGTAACAGATAATTGCGGTCTAATAAATCCAGTGGCgcaaaatttaaatagttttcgattGTGCACTAACACAGCCGATACTGATGATGAAAAAGAGAAAGAAATTGAGAGAATCAAAAGCAac GCATCACTAGACGAGCCCCCCTCTGCGTGCTGCCAATCTGGTTGTGCGAACTGTGTGTTCATTGTATGGGCGGAGGCATTAACACAGAAAATGGAGAACGCAGGCCCAGAGATAGCAGAGAAGATATTGAAAATGGTGGATGATCCATCCATGAGGGCGTATTTGGAATTAGAGCTTAGGATGCGAGGTCTGAAGAAGTAA
- the LOC123695507 gene encoding rho GDP-dissociation inhibitor 1, protein MSGEPDVARTPEEETETEEEEIKSSYRPPPEKTIEEILAADQEDESLRKYKEALLGQVQAGPVIVDANDPRKVIVKKLALCVTDRDDLELDLSGDLTDLKKQVFVIKEGVQYRIRIDFIVQREIVHGLKYVQKTYRMGVPVDKMTHMVGSYPPKTEIQSYTTPPEDAPSGLMARGSYSVNSLFTDDDKNIHLQWEWTFEIKKDWKD, encoded by the exons ATGTCCGGAGAACCAGACGTAGCCCGCACCCCCGAAGAGGAGACAGAAACGGAAGAAGAAGAAATCAAATCCTCGTACCGACCACCACCGGAGAAGACTATCGAGGAGATCCTCGCCGCTGACCAGGAGGACGAGTCGCTGAGGAAGTATAAAGAGGCGCTGCTGGGACAAGTGCAAGCAGGCCCTGTTATTGTTG ACGCGAACGACCCAAGGAAGGTGATCGTCAAGAAGCTGGCGCTGTGCGTCACAGACAGGGACGATCTGGAGCTCGACCTGTCTGGGGACCTCACTGATCTCAAGAAACAG GTGTTCGTGATAAAAGAGGGCGTGCAATACCGGATAAGGATCGACTTCATAGTGCAGCGTGAAATCGTGCACGGTCTGAAATACGTGCAGAAGACGTACCGTATGGGGGTGCCTG TGGACAAAATGACGCACATGGTCGGCTCGTACCCCCCCAAGACGGAGATACAATCGTACACGACTCCCCCCGAAGATGCGCCCAGTGGCCTCATGGCAAGAGGGAGCTATTCAGTTAACAGCCTCTTCACAGACGATGATAAGAACATTCATCTGCAGTGGGAATGGACCTTCGAGATCAAGAAGGATTGGAAGGACTAG
- the LOC123695695 gene encoding uncharacterized protein LOC123695695, with product MHVLIFLVPIVLAENNFKRFIEDGYGIEVFDLTHPTRWKDMATFYGAIEKGWKICVNCGIPGLGTGLHMGHVAATNSMLPSIIPTEYLLTRLEIVDISYLTKVDPGLVLSLDVALQWPVLKHDARQPTLILFNFGWALSDKFVKGCICRIPGLSYELAEYIASNLTHVVGVATDAPTLESEETREMTKRTVANALGKNGIYIIENVNLKRKLPERGCMALALPLKLLQASYVPTRLVVFCPSHKTERYVSIALKKTSHPIPIVKNDIDLNEILETL from the exons ATGCATGTCCTAATATTTTTAGTACCAATTGTATTAGCTGAAAACAACTTTAAAAGGTTTATCGAAGATGGTTATGGAATTGAAGTTTTTGATTTAACACATCCAACTCGATGGAAGGATATGGCAACATTTTATGGAGCTATTGAAAAGGGCTG GAAAATATGCGTCAACTGCGGAATTCCTGGATTAGGCACTGGATTACACATGGGACATGTAGCCGCCACTAATTCTATGTTACCGTCAATTATTCCTACGGAGTATTTACTTACCAGAC tggAAATAGTAGATATCAGTTATTTAACCAAAGTGGACCCAGGGTTGGTTCTCTCGCTAGATGTCGCTTTACAGTGGCCGGTGTTGAAGCACGATGCTCGTCAGCCAACGTTGATACTGTTTAACTTTGGCTGGGCGTTAAGTGACAAGTTTGTGAAGGGCTGCATTTGTAGGATACCTG GTCTAAGTTACGAGCTAGCAGAGTATATAGCCAGTAATCTCACGCACGTGGTGGGGGTAGCAACGGACGCACCAACATTGGAGTCGGAAGAAACACGTGAAATGACAAAACGTACTGTTGCCAACGCACTTGgaaaaaatggcatttatattatagaaaacgttAATCTTAAAAGAAAACTGCCAG agCGCGGTTGCATGGCCCTAGCGTTACCTCTAAAACTCCTGCAAGCAAGCTACGTGCCGACTCGGTTGGTCGTATTCTGTCCCTCTCACAAAACCGAGCGGTACGTCTCTATCGCACTCAAGAAGACCAGCCACCCGATACCGattgttaaaaatgatatcgatttgaatgaaattttagAAACTTTATGA
- the LOC123695799 gene encoding uncharacterized protein LOC123695799 isoform X6 yields the protein MANCAGWSEEPISKDKQRPPIYNPEDYATSLKKWGKKLSGGNLYEVDPGQDPNKARTLPTQGSKDFRNPCLGVGEEMSLRQFGSPSELLTKLRADLRLSFPSFVQEFAGEPLDGVTLLLELLRNVQLSQAGDAARGPPALRRRPLLDELACLQCLWSCSTRYPDCVRRLVSSSNGVYALAVCIMSSVNKSRILALQLLTAACLPPASGHSAVSEALSTLRLRYGEPVRFRFLAGMVQSSGARPDLQVAALSFLGALLGTAPGPQRRLYIQAELEQAGFDARALRQSVIKLPNPNEQVLKEIENFEKQLIDVDTLSEKATEAQKDKDELRHKLELLEKRVKILQEEKGILLSLEKCLKEKCCELQEEVSTLRSEHGSSSRKKTFVIKKKNSAHRKRDESSPPEDEGISSSERSLSPEGDPQRESMVYEVFNIKNETYDLMRNKRPLHKKLESTKKIEHKKNTDDEDETTIDEVIQELRNIVNHAESEQYLNRRDSKCKSNRTSETDYQKDRSEEKEDSITSTRHSIHITTSNELDGHFEEEEEIVPSKILPHPPRKAKSLVQLFPPVEQGLLYNKPQDMFEDIYYSSDEGSDSLLSASRFPNQVKKESVSSFDFKKCRAKFNEMIERDTDDNKLKRSRTRSREENRKTSVKRSESFQTSEKGSKQREYIDSMFHDSHSSIDQSNSKCSRVDEIVNLIESKKLTKSLDRIDEGLNSMVDIVMAPEPQKTTWSYERRQRSCSITSEVEEPPLIPRNEHFDTKDDNKTDKYSSKLNSGSFDTNFNNTFLMKRGGPSGFYSGTHMLRDAPASMTSLVMNGTHSYSDLKRTFSPVTSSNFGLNKVTDMPSGLY from the exons AAAAATGGGGCAAAAAGTTGAGTGGGGGCAATTTATACGAAGTGGACCCGGGGCAGGACCCCAACAAGGCGAGGACCCTGCCCACCCAGGGGAGTAAGGATTTCAG GAATCCATGTCTAGGAGTGGGAGAGGAGATGAGTCTCCGTCAATTCGGATCTCCCAGCGAACTTCTCACCAAGTTACGAGCTGATCTTCGACTTTCTTTTCCAAG CTTCGTCCAAGAGTTCGCAGGCGAGCCGCTAGATGGCGTCACACTACTACTAGAGTTGTTACGCAATGTGCAGCTCAGTCAGGCGGGGGACGCCGCGCGGGGACCACCTGCATTACGACGACGGCCATTGCTTGATGAATTAGCTTGCTT ACAATGTCTATGGAGCTGCAGTACAAGATACCCGGATTGTGTGCGACGGCTCGTGTCTAGCTCTAATGGAGTGTATGCGCTGGCTGTATGCATCATGTCGTCTGTTAATAAATCCAGGATATTGGCGCTGCAG CTTCTAACAGCTGCGTGTCTACCACCAGCAAGCGGTCATAGCGCAGTATCCGAAGCTCTATCAACATTACGATTACGTTATGGAGAGCCTGTACGCTTTCGTTTCCTCGCCGGCATGGTGCAGAGCAGTGGAGCTAGACCAGATCTACAAGTGGCTGCTCTATCGTTTCTTGGAGCTCTGCTTGGTACTGCTCCGGGGCCGCAGCGCAGGCTCTACATACAGGCGGAGCTAGAGCAGGCTGGCTTTGATGCGCGTGCTCTACGACAG TCTGTCATCAAACTACCAAACCCCAACGAGCAAGTTCTCAAAGAAATAGAGAATTTCGAGAAACAACTCATCGATGTTGACACACTCAGTGAAAAAGCGACTGAAGCGCAGAAGGATAAAGATGAATTGAGACATAAATTGGAGCTATTGGAGAAGAGAGTTAAG ATATTACAAGAAGAAAAAGGAATACTTTTATCACTAGAGAAGtgtttaaaagagaaatgctGTGAATTGCAAGAGGAAGTGAGCACTCTGCGCTCTGAGCACGGCAGTTCCAGTAGGAAGAAAACATTTGtgattaagaaaaaaaactcCGCGCATAGGAAACgag ACGAGTCATCGCCACCAGAAGACGAAGGCATCAGCTCATCAGAGCGCTCCCTCAGCCCTGAAGGTGACCCGCAAAGAGAATCTATGGTTTACGAAGTTTTCAACATTAAAAACGAAACATATGACTTAATGCGAAACAAACGACCGCTTCACAAAAAACTAGAAAGCACCAAAAAGATTGAACACAAAAAGAACACAGATGACGAAGACGAAACAACGATAGATGAAGTCATACAAGAATTGAGGAATATAGTGAACCACGCGGAATCAGAACAATATTTAAACAGACGAGACAGTAAATGCAAAAGCAATAGAACGTCAGAAACGGATTATCAAAAGGACAGAAGCGAGGAAAAAGAAGATTCAATTACAAGCACAAGACACAGCATTCATATAACAACAAGCAATGAACTAGACGGTCATTTCGAAGAGGAAGAAGAAATAGTGCCCAGTAAGATATTACCGCACCCGCCAAGAAAAGCCAAAAGCCTCGTACAACTGTTCCCGCCTGTAGAACAGGGACTGCTTTACAATAAACCTCAAGATATGTTCGAAGATATTTATTACTCTAGCGACGAGGGTTCAGACTCTTTGCTAAGCGCATCGCGTTTTCCGAACCAAGTAAAAAAAGAATCAGTTAGCAGCTTCGATTTCAAGAAATGCCGAGCAAAATTCAATGAAATGATCGAAAGAGATACagatgataataaattaaaacggTCTAGAACTAGATCTAGAGAGGAAAATAGAAAAACATCGGTGAAACGAAGTGAATCGTTTCAAACTTCAGAGAAAGGATCAAAACAACGTGAATACATAGATAGCATGTTCCATGACAGCCATTCGTCGATCGATCAATCTAACTCTAAGTGCAGTCGCGTTGACGAAATAGTTAATCTGATAGAATCTAAGAAGCTAACTAAAAGCCTAGATAGAATAGACGAGGGTTTAAACTCAATGGTCGATATAGTTATGGCGCCCGAACCACAAAAAACAACTTGGTCTTACGAAAGGCGTCAGAGATCGTGTTCTATCACTAGCGAAGTGGAAGAACCGCCTTTGATACCGAGAAATGAGCATTTCGATACAAAAGACGATAATAAAACTGATAAATATTCGAGTAAATTAAATTCGGGATCCTTCGATACGAATTTCAATAACACGTTCCTAATGAAGCGCGGGGGTCCCTCAGGGTTCTACTCTGGGACCCACATGTTACGAGATGCACCCGCTAGTATGACAAGTTTGGTTATGAACGGGACACATAGCTATAGCGACTTAAAAAGAACATTTTCTCCGGTCACTTCGAGCAATTTCGGCTTGAACAAAGTGACCGATATGCCCTCGGgattgtattaa